A window of the Emys orbicularis isolate rEmyOrb1 chromosome 1, rEmyOrb1.hap1, whole genome shotgun sequence genome harbors these coding sequences:
- the RAB19 gene encoding ras-related protein Rab-19, whose translation MMPFSSSGSEEAFDYLFKIILIGDSNVGKTCVVHRFKSGQYHEKQQNTIGVDFTVRSLEIDGKKVKIQVWDTAGQERFRTITQSYYRSAHGAILAYDLTRRSTFESIPHWINEIEKYGAANLVLMLIGNKSDVAENRQVLFEDACTLAEKHGLLAVLETSAKEAQNVDEVFTLMAKELIARNTLQLHGGHPPNSIYLDSRPVIVSPSVEKSQCSC comes from the exons atgatGCCCTTCTCCAGCTCCGGGTCGGAGGAAGCCTTCGACTACTTGTTCAAGATCATCCTGATCGGAGACTCCAACGTGGGGAAGACCTGCGTGGTGCACCGCTTCAAGTCGGGGCAGTACCACGAGAAGCAGCAGAACACCATCGGGGTGGACTTCACCGTGCGCTCGCTGGAGATCGATGGCAAGAAGGTGAAG ATCCAGGTGTGGGACACAGCGGGCCAGGAGCGCTTCCGGACGATAACTCAGAGTTACTATCGCAGTGCCCATGGTGCCATCCTTGCCTATGACCTTACCAGGAGGTCCACATTTGAATCTATTCCTCATTGGATTAATGAAATTGAAAAATATGGAGCTGCTAACTTAGTCCTGATGTTAATTG ggaaCAAATCGGATGTAGCGGAGAACCGCCAAGTCCTTTTTGAAGATGCCtgtacactggcagagaagcatGGGCTATTGGCTGTGTTGGAGACTTCAGCCAAAGAGGCCCAGAATGTAGATGAGGTGTTTACATTGATGGCAAAGGAGCTGATAGCCCGCAACACCTTGCAGCTTCATGGAGGGCatcctccaaacagcatctatcTGGACTCCAGGCCGGTGATTGTTAGTCCAAGTGTAGAGAAGTCCCAGTGCTCTTGCTGA